A DNA window from Hordeum vulgare subsp. vulgare chromosome 1H, MorexV3_pseudomolecules_assembly, whole genome shotgun sequence contains the following coding sequences:
- the LOC123412945 gene encoding MDIS1-interacting receptor like kinase 2-like, producing MQTLGCKMRALFHLFLLLVSCLLLLQEAHAARHGGISLRSQRMALLQWKATLASPPLQMSSWHDYTSPCNWTGIMCAAVRHGRRMPWVVTNLSLTDAGIHGQLGELNFYALQFLRYIDLGNNSLHGPIPASISSLSALSVLNLTDNQLKGQIPFEFGGLQSLTQLDLSFNRLSGHIPASLGNLTMLTDLVIHQSMVSGPIPKEIGRLVNLQTLKLTNSTLSGLIPKTLGNLTQLTVLCLYGNQLSGPIPQELGKLVHLQILELSVNKISGPIPISIANLTMMKMLGLFQNEITGSIPLEFGNLLNLQYLGLSINQISGYIPGSLGNITKLVQLDLFENQITGSIPQEIGNLMNLEILGLYENQISGSIPKTFGKLQSIQKLRIYNNKLSGSLPQEFGDLIGLVALGLSKNSFSGPLPANICSGGKLRYLDAAFNMFNGPIPSSLKTCTSLARIDLQSNQLTGDISQHFGVYPQLTQLRLKSNRLFGQISPNLGACTQLTVLHLAQNMLTGSIPPVLSKLSNLVELRLDSNHLTGEIPQEICTLSNLYRLTISLNQLTGSIPTEIEKLSNLAYLDISGNRLSGLIPEELGSCMKLQSLKINNNFFNGSLPGEIGNLASLQIMLDVSHNNLSGVLPQQLGKLEMLEFLNLSHNQFSGSIPSSFASMVSLSTLDVSYNDLEGPVPTTRLLQNASASWFLLNKGLCGNLSGMPPCYSSPLAGSHKRMTFGLLLPIVLLVVFCLVAAIAIIIMFHHNKRKPQESVIAERRDLFSVWNFDGRLAFDDIVRATDDFDDKYIIGIGGYGKVYKAQLQDGRLVAVKKLHQTKEELNDERRFHSEMEILSQIRQRSIVKMYGFCSHPTYKFLVYNYIQQGSLHGILENDEVAKELDWQKRIALANDVAQAISYLHHECSPSIIHRDITSNNILLDITFKAFVSDFGTARILKPDSSNWTELAGTYGYIAPELAYTFVVTEKCDVYSFGVVVLELVMGKHPRDLLNGMSSVEQAMLVKDILDQRPTTPTTTENKSLALLIKLAFSCLESSPQARPTMQEAYQTLIQ from the exons ATGCAAACACTAGGCTGCAAAATGCGAGCTTTGTTTCACCTCTTCCTGCTGCTCGTGTCGTGCCTTCTTCTCTTGCAAGAAGCACATGCGGCGCGCCATGGAGGGATCTCACTAAGGTCTCAACGCATGGCCCTCCTCCAATGGAAAGCTACACTCGCAAGCCCACCACTGCAGATGAGCTCTTGGCATGACTACACCAGCCCCTGCAACTGGACGGGCATCATGTGCGCGGCTGTTCGCCATGGCCGCCGCATGCCCTGGGTGGTGACCAACCTCTCCCTGACGGATGCTGGCATCCATGGCCAGCTTGGTGAGCTCAACTTCTATGCTCTTCAGTTCCTCAGATATATTGACCTCGGCAACAACAGTCTCCATGGTCCAATACCAGCTAGTATCAGCTCCCTGTCAGCACTTTCCGTACTTAACCTTACCGACAACCAGCTCAAAGGGCAAATCCCGTTTGAGTTTGGTGGCTTGCAGAGTCTCACCCAGCTTGATCTCTCATTTAACAGACTCTCAGGACATATCCCTGCGTCTCTAGGAAACCTAACAATGTTAACTGATCTTGTCATTCACCAAAGCATGGTATCAGGTCCCATTCCTAAGGAAATTGGAAGGCTTGTCAACCTACAAACTCTAAAGCTAACCAATAGCACCTTGAGCGGTTTGATACCAAAAACCCTTGGAAATCTGACCCAGCTAACTGTTTTGTGCCTATATGGTAATCAACTTTCAGGGCCTATACCCCAAGAACTAGGCAAGCTAGTCCATTTGCAGATTCTTGAACTTAGTGTAAATAAAATTTCAGGTCCAATTCCAATCTCCATAGCCAATCTCACTATGATGAAGATGCTTGGTCTCTTTCAAAATGAAATCACAGGTTCAATACCTTTAGAATTCGGCAACTTGCTGAATCTCCAATATTTAGGCTTGTCCATCAACCAAATATCTGGCTATATTCCTGGCAGCTTAGGAAATATAACCAAGCTAGTACAGCTAGACCTCTTTGAAAATCAGATAACTGGTTCCATCCCCCAAGAGATTGGCAATCTGATGAACCTTGAAATTTTAGGCCTATATGAGAACCAAATTTCGGGATCAATACCAAAAACTTTTGGGAAGTTGCAAAGCATCCAAAAACTGCGAATCTACAATAACAAATTATCAGGTTCTCTCCCTCAAGAATTTGGAGATCTCATCGGCCTTGTTGCACTTGGGTTGTCTAAAAACTCATTTTCAGGACCTTTACCCGCAAATATATGTTCAGGTGGCAAACTTCGATATCTCGATGCCGCTTTTAACATGTTCAATGGCCCCATTCCAAGTAGTTTAAAGACATGTACGAGTTTGGCTCGGATTGACCTTCAGTCGAACCAACTAACAGGAGATATATCTCAGCATTTTGGTGTGTATCCACAACTCACGCAGCTGCGCTTGAAATCGAATAGACTCTTTGGGCAGATCTCACCAAATCTAGGTGCATGTACCCAACTAACGGTACTACATCTAGCACAAAATATGCTCACGGGTTCCATACCTCCGGTCCTTTCTAAATTGTCCAACTTAGTAGAGCTAAGACTCGATTCTAATCATCTCACCGGTGAGATTCCACAAGAAATTTGCACTTTATCAAATCTATATAGGCTGACCATATCATTGAACCAGTTAACTGGATCCATACCTACCGAGATAGAAAAACTAAGCAATTTAGCATACCTTGATATATCTGGGAACAGACTGAGTGGATTAATACCTGAGGAACTAGGGTCCTGCATGAAACTACAGTCCTTGAAGATCAACAACAACTTCTTCAATGGGAGTTTGCCCGGCGAGATTGGAAATTTAGCAAGCCTGCAGATCATGTTAGATGTGAGCCACAATAACCTCAGTGGTGTGTTGCCGCAACAACTTGGGAAGTTGGAGATGCTAGAATTTCTGAATTTGTCACATAATCAGTTCAGTGGCAGTATTCCATCCTCCTTTGCAAGTATGGTGAGCCTTTCAACACTCGATGTGTCCTACAACGACTTGGAAGGACCAGTCCCAACAACACGACTACTCCAAAATGCTTCAGCAAGTTGGTTTCTCCTAAATAAAGGTCTGTGTGGTAACCTCTCTGGCATGCCACCTTGTTATTCAAGTCCATTAGCTGGTAGCCATAAAAGAATGACATTTGGTTTGCTCTTGCCAATTGTTCTTCTCGTGGTTTTCTGCCTTGTTGCTGCAATTGCTATCATAATAATGTTTCACCATAACAAGAGAAAACCACAAGAAAGTGTTATCGCTGAAAGAAGGGACCTATTCTCTGTTTGGAATTTTGATGGAAGATTGGCGTTTGACGACATTGTAAGGGCAACGGATGACTTTGATGATAAGTACATCATTGGAATTGGAGGATACGGCAAAGTCTataaggcacaactccaagacggGCGGCTAGTTGCTGTGAAGAAGCTTCatcagaccaaagaagagttgaatGACGAAAGAAGATTTCACAGTGAAATGgaaatcttatcacaaatccggCAACGAAGCATTGTCAAAATGTATGGATTCTGCTCCCATCCAACGTATAAATTTCTCGTCTACAACTACATTCAACAAGGAAGTCTCCACGGGATATTGGAAAATGACGAAGTTGCAAAGGAATTAGATTGGCAAAAGAGAATTGCTCTTgcaaatgatgtggctcaggcaaTATCTTATTTGCACCATGAATGCAGTCCATCTATAATCCATCGAGATATCACGAGCAACAACATCTTACTTGATATAACCTTCAAGGCTTTTGTCTCAGATTTTGGCACAGCAAGGATTCTTAAGCCCGATTCATCAAACTGGACCGAACTAGCAGGAACATATGGCTACATAGCTCCTG AACTGGCGTACACGTTTGTTGTGACAGAGAAATGTGACGTCTATAGCTTTGGTGTGGTTGTGCTAGAGCTAGTGATGGGCAAGCATCCAAGGGATCTATTAAATGGTATGTCAAGCGTGGAACAAGCTATGTTAGTGAAAGATATTCTGGACCAacgaccaacaacaccaacaacaacagaaaataaaagcttAGCTCTGCTCATCAAGCTGGCTTTTTCTTGCTTGGAATCTTCTCCACAAGCAAGGCCAACCATGCAGGAGGCATACCAAACACTCATCCAGTGA